The Antedon mediterranea chromosome 7, ecAntMedi1.1, whole genome shotgun sequence genome has a segment encoding these proteins:
- the LOC140054947 gene encoding paraneoplastic antigen Ma3 homolog yields the protein MEVVYGSTLTGEELFHQFFSIEQKTGETPSHYLTRLQDSLRHVLQKGGISEDRMNAAILKQFIRGNIFEPLLLVDLRLRELQEAPPTYLTLLGKVRRWEEETSNRQMKAKGQSRNAVAASHSVQNNDLIERMSRIEKMLKQSTLGSTHTQQQSQQSQPESKPHQQKTQWQGRGRRQPSDFPKFCYNCGENGHIKRNCAKEVNAALVNEKLISHLHNQGNSNGHLKGAV from the coding sequence ATGGAGGTAGTGTATGGCTCAACGCTTACAGGTGAAGAATTGTTCCACCAATTCTTTTCGATTGAGCAAAAGACAGGGGAAACGCCATCACATTACCTCACACGACTGCAGGATTCTTTACGACATGTTCTGCAAAAGGGAGGTATATCAGAAGACAGGATGAATGCCGCAATTCTGAAGCAGTTCATAAGGGGCAACATCTTCGAACCATTGCTGTTAGTGGACTTGCGTTTAAGAGAATTACAAGAAGCACCACCAACATATCTTACCCTACTAGGAAAAGTGAGACGATGGGAGGAAGAAACATCAAATAGACAGATGAAGGCTAAAGGGCAAAGCCGCAACGCAGTGGCTGCATCTCATTCAGTCCAAAATAACGATTTGATTGAGCGAATGAGCAGAATtgagaaaatgttaaaacaatcgACTCTAGGCAGTACTCATACCCAGCAACAAAGTCAACAATCTCAACCAGAATCAAAACCACATCAACAAAAGACCCAATGGCAAGGTAGGGGACGACGACAACCATCTGACTTCCCTAAATTCTGCTACAACTGCGGCGAAAATGGCCATATTAAACGTAATTGTGCCAAAGAAGTAAATGCTGCATTAGTTAACGAGAAATTGATTAGCCATCTGCACAACCAGGGAAACTCCAACGGACATTTGAAGGGGGCAGTC